Proteins encoded together in one Argiope bruennichi chromosome 1, qqArgBrue1.1, whole genome shotgun sequence window:
- the LOC129964216 gene encoding ataxin-7-like protein 3 isoform X2, whose translation MEKLEIQSTNSNKETKDFENVLNPSNGVEPAFVKILHELIDDVLADFCFNVHRSMKLGYFPMQEYVLKDKDFELYKPSQENDSQAFNNSGCDIFGHYKGSTTNLCCPCCDKKLCSSRYAPHLYQCMGFGRRVQGKRKTTKRVDLDMFQSDHDDDYNSSDCNSSSRKRRRGKNTRRKVKGKNSDTFVPSAAEANYSEMTIETIRDCLSQMCGVISERTGRFCRNTLKCSMHVDDQRREVRDMLLGSSTDQPADDIHIDVDTVDESSHAQLWYTNRKTSKKNTMVVESSASAASTSSNKQEDYSSSLSKYASYS comes from the exons ATGGAAAAGCTAGAAATTCAATCAACAAACAGtaacaaagaaacaaaagatttcgaaaatgttttaaatccaaGTAACGGTGTGGAA CctgcatttgtaaaaattttacacGAGCTTATTGATGATGTGTTGGCAGACTTTTGTTTTAATGTGCATCGTAGTATGAAATTAGGTTACTTTCCAATGCaagaatatgttttaaa AGATAAGGACTTTG AGCTTTACAAACCTTCTCAAGAAAATGACTCTCAAGCTTTTAACAATTCAGGATGTGATATATTTGGCCACTATAAAGGATCTACAACTAATCTTTGCTGCCCTTGTTGCGATAAAAAGCTATGCTCGTCTCGTTACGCACCTCATTTGTATCAATGTATGGGCTTTGGAAGACGAGTACAAGGAAAGAGAAAGACTACTAAGCG agtgGATTTAGACATGTTTCAAAGTGATCATGATGACGATTATAACAGTAGTGACTGTAACAGCTCATCGAGAAAAA GGAGAAGGGGAAAGAACACAAGAAggaaagtaaaaggaaaaaaca gtGATACATTTGTACCATCTGCAGCTGAAGCAAATTATAGTGAAATGACAATAG aAACTATACGGGATTGTCTAAGCCAG atgTGTGGAGTGATTTCTGAACGTACTGGAAGATTTTGCAGAAATACCCTAAAATGCTCAATGCATGTGGATGATCAGAGAAGAGAAGTTAGAGATATGCTTTTAGGAAG TTCAACTGATCAGCCTGCCGATGACATTCATATTGATGTTGATACTGTTGATGAAAGTAGTCATGCTCAGTTGTGGTATACTAACCGTAAGACATCTAAAAAGAACACTATGGTTGTTGAAAGCAGTGCAAGTGCAGCTAGCACATCca GTAACAAACAAGAGGATTATTCTTCATCTCTTTCAAAATATGCATCTTATTCCTAA
- the LOC129964216 gene encoding ataxin-7-like protein 3 isoform X4, which translates to MKLGYFPMQEYVLKDKDFELYKPSQENDSQAFNNSGCDIFGHYKGSTTNLCCPCCDKKLCSSRYAPHLYQCMGFGRRVQGKRKTTKRVDLDMFQSDHDDDYNSSDCNSSSRKRRRGKNTRRKVKGKNSDTFVPSAAEANYSEMTIETIRDCLSQMCGVISERTGRFCRNTLKCSMHVDDQRREVRDMLLGSSSTDQPADDIHIDVDTVDESSHAQLWYTNRKTSKKNTMVVESSASAASTSSNKQEDYSSSLSKYASYS; encoded by the exons ATGAAATTAGGTTACTTTCCAATGCaagaatatgttttaaa AGATAAGGACTTTG AGCTTTACAAACCTTCTCAAGAAAATGACTCTCAAGCTTTTAACAATTCAGGATGTGATATATTTGGCCACTATAAAGGATCTACAACTAATCTTTGCTGCCCTTGTTGCGATAAAAAGCTATGCTCGTCTCGTTACGCACCTCATTTGTATCAATGTATGGGCTTTGGAAGACGAGTACAAGGAAAGAGAAAGACTACTAAGCG agtgGATTTAGACATGTTTCAAAGTGATCATGATGACGATTATAACAGTAGTGACTGTAACAGCTCATCGAGAAAAA GGAGAAGGGGAAAGAACACAAGAAggaaagtaaaaggaaaaaaca gtGATACATTTGTACCATCTGCAGCTGAAGCAAATTATAGTGAAATGACAATAG aAACTATACGGGATTGTCTAAGCCAG atgTGTGGAGTGATTTCTGAACGTACTGGAAGATTTTGCAGAAATACCCTAAAATGCTCAATGCATGTGGATGATCAGAGAAGAGAAGTTAGAGATATGCTTTTAGGAAG TAGTTCAACTGATCAGCCTGCCGATGACATTCATATTGATGTTGATACTGTTGATGAAAGTAGTCATGCTCAGTTGTGGTATACTAACCGTAAGACATCTAAAAAGAACACTATGGTTGTTGAAAGCAGTGCAAGTGCAGCTAGCACATCca GTAACAAACAAGAGGATTATTCTTCATCTCTTTCAAAATATGCATCTTATTCCTAA
- the LOC129964216 gene encoding ataxin-7-like protein 3 isoform X1, with amino-acid sequence MEKLEIQSTNSNKETKDFENVLNPSNGVEPAFVKILHELIDDVLADFCFNVHRSMKLGYFPMQEYVLKDKDFELYKPSQENDSQAFNNSGCDIFGHYKGSTTNLCCPCCDKKLCSSRYAPHLYQCMGFGRRVQGKRKTTKRVDLDMFQSDHDDDYNSSDCNSSSRKRRRGKNTRRKVKGKNSDTFVPSAAEANYSEMTIETIRDCLSQMCGVISERTGRFCRNTLKCSMHVDDQRREVRDMLLGSSSTDQPADDIHIDVDTVDESSHAQLWYTNRKTSKKNTMVVESSASAASTSSNKQEDYSSSLSKYASYS; translated from the exons ATGGAAAAGCTAGAAATTCAATCAACAAACAGtaacaaagaaacaaaagatttcgaaaatgttttaaatccaaGTAACGGTGTGGAA CctgcatttgtaaaaattttacacGAGCTTATTGATGATGTGTTGGCAGACTTTTGTTTTAATGTGCATCGTAGTATGAAATTAGGTTACTTTCCAATGCaagaatatgttttaaa AGATAAGGACTTTG AGCTTTACAAACCTTCTCAAGAAAATGACTCTCAAGCTTTTAACAATTCAGGATGTGATATATTTGGCCACTATAAAGGATCTACAACTAATCTTTGCTGCCCTTGTTGCGATAAAAAGCTATGCTCGTCTCGTTACGCACCTCATTTGTATCAATGTATGGGCTTTGGAAGACGAGTACAAGGAAAGAGAAAGACTACTAAGCG agtgGATTTAGACATGTTTCAAAGTGATCATGATGACGATTATAACAGTAGTGACTGTAACAGCTCATCGAGAAAAA GGAGAAGGGGAAAGAACACAAGAAggaaagtaaaaggaaaaaaca gtGATACATTTGTACCATCTGCAGCTGAAGCAAATTATAGTGAAATGACAATAG aAACTATACGGGATTGTCTAAGCCAG atgTGTGGAGTGATTTCTGAACGTACTGGAAGATTTTGCAGAAATACCCTAAAATGCTCAATGCATGTGGATGATCAGAGAAGAGAAGTTAGAGATATGCTTTTAGGAAG TAGTTCAACTGATCAGCCTGCCGATGACATTCATATTGATGTTGATACTGTTGATGAAAGTAGTCATGCTCAGTTGTGGTATACTAACCGTAAGACATCTAAAAAGAACACTATGGTTGTTGAAAGCAGTGCAAGTGCAGCTAGCACATCca GTAACAAACAAGAGGATTATTCTTCATCTCTTTCAAAATATGCATCTTATTCCTAA
- the LOC129964216 gene encoding ataxin-7-like protein 3 isoform X3 — MQLKPAFVKILHELIDDVLADFCFNVHRSMKLGYFPMQEYVLKDKDFELYKPSQENDSQAFNNSGCDIFGHYKGSTTNLCCPCCDKKLCSSRYAPHLYQCMGFGRRVQGKRKTTKRVDLDMFQSDHDDDYNSSDCNSSSRKRRRGKNTRRKVKGKNSDTFVPSAAEANYSEMTIETIRDCLSQMCGVISERTGRFCRNTLKCSMHVDDQRREVRDMLLGSSSTDQPADDIHIDVDTVDESSHAQLWYTNRKTSKKNTMVVESSASAASTSSNKQEDYSSSLSKYASYS; from the exons ATGCAGTTGAAA CctgcatttgtaaaaattttacacGAGCTTATTGATGATGTGTTGGCAGACTTTTGTTTTAATGTGCATCGTAGTATGAAATTAGGTTACTTTCCAATGCaagaatatgttttaaa AGATAAGGACTTTG AGCTTTACAAACCTTCTCAAGAAAATGACTCTCAAGCTTTTAACAATTCAGGATGTGATATATTTGGCCACTATAAAGGATCTACAACTAATCTTTGCTGCCCTTGTTGCGATAAAAAGCTATGCTCGTCTCGTTACGCACCTCATTTGTATCAATGTATGGGCTTTGGAAGACGAGTACAAGGAAAGAGAAAGACTACTAAGCG agtgGATTTAGACATGTTTCAAAGTGATCATGATGACGATTATAACAGTAGTGACTGTAACAGCTCATCGAGAAAAA GGAGAAGGGGAAAGAACACAAGAAggaaagtaaaaggaaaaaaca gtGATACATTTGTACCATCTGCAGCTGAAGCAAATTATAGTGAAATGACAATAG aAACTATACGGGATTGTCTAAGCCAG atgTGTGGAGTGATTTCTGAACGTACTGGAAGATTTTGCAGAAATACCCTAAAATGCTCAATGCATGTGGATGATCAGAGAAGAGAAGTTAGAGATATGCTTTTAGGAAG TAGTTCAACTGATCAGCCTGCCGATGACATTCATATTGATGTTGATACTGTTGATGAAAGTAGTCATGCTCAGTTGTGGTATACTAACCGTAAGACATCTAAAAAGAACACTATGGTTGTTGAAAGCAGTGCAAGTGCAGCTAGCACATCca GTAACAAACAAGAGGATTATTCTTCATCTCTTTCAAAATATGCATCTTATTCCTAA